A stretch of DNA from Vibrio gallaecicus:
TTTCTTTGAATTCATTTGCTAAACATAAATCCTAATCTAAATTATATGGATTTAAGTTAGGTTAATTCAGTTAAGCTAATATCTAGTTAAGCACTAAATATTTGGCTTAGCTCTGTTGAGCATAAGTGGTATTGGCGAGGGCAATTGCGCCATGTAGTTAGCATTCGACGATATTTCTCAAGCATTGGCATCTGGCTGTTGAAGTGGTGATCAGCTTTATCGAATTGAGGGTATAGACCTTCGGAATCAATAAGGAAACGCACGTAATTAACCGATTGTGCTTCGGAAGCAATATCAAACCCTAAAAATTGCAGGCGACGTTGATCAACATCTTTGCGCTCTGCATCAGAAAGCATTTTGTTTGACTCTTGCATCGCGTGATACATTTCCATGATGTCGATAGTTTCACGACATTCGCTCTCTGTTAAACAACCAAATTCCTTGTTGAGTTCTCTCATTTGAAGTTCGTAACCACGTTCTACAATTGTTTGCAGACGTTGGTACTTCGTAGAATTCTCAGGGTCCATTTGAGACATAAGCTTGTATTGATTTGATAGAATTAGACGCTGAGCATTGGTCATTTCCATAAGGGAAACCTCACTTAAAACTAAATGTAATATTATTTTGTTGAAGTAAGATTAACAGTAATCATACGTACCGAAACATGATCTCAACACAGATTTAATACGATTTTTTGAAACTATAAACAAAACTTGTAAGTAAAAATAAAGAGACGAGTTGCGAGGAAATTAAAAGTGAACGGTTTACTCTTAGCTGGGTGAATTGATGGGTGAAACCTTATATAGATTGGTAGCAGAGAATGATAAATAGTAGGCAATAAAAAAGCGCCTAGCTAAAGTTGAGGCGCTTTATAGTAACTTCAAATCGTTATCAGTACTTAACGTTCGGGTGGTATTGCTTTAATACTGCAACAATTTCGTCCATGAGTTCTTTGCTTGGTGGATTGACACCATCAAGTGGGTATTCGTTACCCATAGCTTCCCATTTGTGAGCGCCCAGTTTGTGATAAGGCAATAGTTCAACCTTTTCGATGTTGTCCATATCCTTGATGAACTCACCAAGTAAGTGAGCATCTTCAGGTTTGTCTGTGTAACCAGGAACCACAACATAACGAATCCAGGTTTTCTTTCCTATCTTATGTAAGTAGCGAGCAAAATCTAAA
This window harbors:
- a CDS encoding YfbU family protein; protein product: MEMTNAQRLILSNQYKLMSQMDPENSTKYQRLQTIVERGYELQMRELNKEFGCLTESECRETIDIMEMYHAMQESNKMLSDAERKDVDQRRLQFLGFDIASEAQSVNYVRFLIDSEGLYPQFDKADHHFNSQMPMLEKYRRMLTTWRNCPRQYHLCSTELSQIFSA